In one Staphylococcus lutrae genomic region, the following are encoded:
- a CDS encoding DNA-directed RNA polymerase subunit alpha — MIEIEKPRIETIEVSDDAKFGKFVVEPLERGYGTTLGNSLRRILLSSLPGAAVKYIEIEGVLHEFSAIDHVVEDVSTIVMNIKKLALKIYSEEDKTLEIDIKEEGEVTAKDIMHDSDVEILNPDLKIATVSKGGHLKLRLVANTGRGYALADQNNSSDLPIGVIPVDSLYSPVERVNYTVENTRVGQSSDFDKLTLDVWTDGSITPQESVSLAAKIMTEHLNIFVSLTDEAQNAEIMIEKEEDQKEKVLEMSIEELDLSVRSYNCLKRAGINSVQELADKSEADMMKVRNLGRKSLEEVKYKLEDLGLGLRKED; from the coding sequence ATGATTGAAATTGAGAAACCTAGAATTGAGACAATTGAAGTTAGTGATGATGCTAAATTCGGTAAGTTCGTTGTTGAACCACTTGAGCGTGGTTATGGTACTACACTAGGAAACTCCTTACGTCGTATCCTACTATCATCATTACCAGGTGCGGCTGTGAAATATATCGAAATTGAAGGTGTGTTGCACGAATTCTCAGCAATCGACCATGTCGTTGAAGATGTGTCTACAATTGTAATGAATATTAAAAAGTTAGCACTTAAAATATATTCAGAAGAAGACAAAACACTAGAAATCGATATTAAAGAAGAAGGCGAAGTCACTGCGAAAGACATTATGCATGACAGTGATGTTGAAATTTTGAACCCGGATCTTAAAATTGCAACAGTATCTAAAGGCGGTCACCTGAAGTTACGTTTAGTTGCGAATACAGGACGTGGGTATGCATTAGCTGATCAAAACAACTCAAGTGATCTTCCAATTGGTGTGATTCCAGTTGATTCATTGTACTCTCCAGTAGAGCGCGTGAACTATACAGTTGAAAACACACGTGTGGGACAAAGTTCTGACTTTGATAAATTAACATTAGATGTATGGACAGATGGTTCTATTACACCACAAGAGTCAGTATCTTTAGCTGCAAAAATTATGACTGAGCATTTAAACATATTTGTGAGTCTCACTGATGAAGCACAAAATGCAGAAATCATGATTGAAAAAGAAGAAGATCAAAAAGAAAAAGTATTAGAAATGTCTATTGAAGAATTAGACTTATCTGTACGTTCTTACAACTGTCTTAAACGTGCGGGTATTAACTCAGTGCAAGAACTCGCTGACAAATCAGAGGCTGATATGATGAAAGTTCGTAACTTAGGTCGTAAGTCTCTTGAAGAAGTAAAATACAAATTAGAAGACTTAGGATTAGGTCTAAGAAAAGAAGATTGA
- the rplQ gene encoding 50S ribosomal protein L17, producing the protein MGYRKLGRTSDQRKAMLRDLATALIVSERIETTEARAKELRSVVEKLITLGKKGDLASRRNAAKTLRNVEILNEDETTQTALQKLFGEIAERYQERQGGYTRILKVAPRHGDGALKVIIELV; encoded by the coding sequence ATGGGTTACAGAAAATTAGGTCGTACTTCAGATCAACGTAAAGCAATGTTACGTGATTTAGCAACAGCATTAATCGTAAGCGAACGCATTGAAACGACTGAAGCACGTGCGAAAGAACTTCGTAGTGTAGTTGAAAAATTAATCACTTTAGGTAAAAAAGGTGACTTAGCTTCTCGTCGTAATGCAGCTAAAACATTACGTAATGTTGAAATTTTAAATGAAGATGAAACAACACAAACAGCACTTCAAAAATTATTCGGTGAAATTGCTGAACGTTATCAAGAACGTCAAGGTGGTTACACTCGTATTCTTAAAGTTGCGCCACGTCATGGTGACGGTGCATTAAAAGTGATTATCGAATTAGTATAA